Proteins co-encoded in one Corylus avellana chromosome ca9, CavTom2PMs-1.0 genomic window:
- the LOC132162203 gene encoding probable L-type lectin-domain containing receptor kinase S.5: MSFSRAFESLFLALLLLGGGILTQVGCFSFNFPNFTDQNPVDLLMFSPNSRISGAAIQVTPDVNTKSYTINQSGRTFYKKQFRLWSKSKGVAASFNTTFVFTITPLDPNTPVGEGLAFILAADAALPESSYGQWLGILNAATNGSSQANVVAVEFDTRKSYPEDLDGNHVGLDVNSIISIKQVSLGGYGVNLTAGNQTSVRVVFDGKNNTVSVLVMSNGTGEYMPVIMSLPLNLSDRLPEKVFVGFSASTSNYLQQNIINSWEFVGDDIGEDAELLWVWITVPAVVIVLISGVVFYMYWERKHRERPEDAYPMIEDQIRGSSMAPLNFKLRELRKATGNFNPRNKLGQGGFGTVYKGLLANKEVAVKRVSKDSRQGKQEFVAEVTTIGSLRHKNLVKLIGWCYEKGELLIVYEYMPNSSLDKFIFGDEKLGLQQPPLSWEKRRTIIHGVALALDYLHNGCEKRVLHRDIKASNIMLDSDFSARLGDFGLARTIQQSDVTHHSTKTIAGTPGYMAPETFLVGRATVETDVYAFGVLVLEVLCGRKPGNQSEHNDYNNGIVYWLWELRREERIVDAVDSKLAGEFDEDEMAGMLVLGLACCHPNPHQRPSMRTVLQVLTGEAPPPLLAAERPDFVWPAMPPSFKEDTDNAFIKSQLTPFTALAGR, encoded by the coding sequence ATGAGCTTTTCTCGGGCATTTGAGTCCCTTTTTCTAGCACTACTCCTCTTGGGTGGTGGAATTCTTACTCAAGTTGGGTGctttagttttaattttccAAACTTCACTGATCAAAATCCAGTTGATCTCCTTATGTTTAGTCCAAATTCACGCATTTCTGGGGCAGCTATCCAAGTTACACCCGATGTGAATACAAAAAGCTATACCATAAATCAATCCGGACGCACCTTTTACAAGAAGCAATTCAGATTGTGGAGCAAGAGCAAAGGCGTCGCAGCGTCTTTCAATACCACCTTTGTATTTACTATCACTCCCTTAGACCCAAATACTCCAGTCGGCGAAGGCTTGGCCTTCATATTAGCTGCAGATGCAGCTCTTCCAGAGAGCAGCTATGGCCAATGGCTTGGGATTTTAAACGCGGCTACAAATGGATCCTCTCAAGCTAATGTGGTGGCCGTAGAGTTTGACACGAGAAAGAGCTATCCTGAAGATCTCGATGGTAACCATGTTGGGTTGGATGTAAATAGCATCATTTCAATCAAACAGGTGTCTTTAGGTGGCTATGGGGTCAATCTTACTGCAGGGAATCAAACATCTGTAAGGGTTGTGTTTGATGGCAAAAATAATACTGTCTCTGTACTCGTGATGAGTAATGGAACAGGGGAGTACATGCCAGTGATCATGTCTCTGCCGCTTAATCTCTCTGACCGTCTTCCAGAGAAGGTTTTCGTGGGGTTCTCTGCTTCAACAAGCAATTACCTCCAACAAAACATCATAAACTCATGGGAATTCGTGGGTGACGATATTGGTGAAGATGCAGAGCTTTTATGGGTGTGGATCACTGTTCCAGCGGTGGTAATTGTGTTAATTAGCGGGGTTGTTTTTTACATGTATTGGGAAAGAAAACACAGAGAGCGGCCAGAAGATGCATATCCAATGATAGAAGACCAGATTCGAGGGTCTTCTATGGCTCCACTCAACTTCAAATTGAGAGAGCTGAGAAAAGCGACAGGCAACTTCAACCCCAGAAACAAGCTCGGACAAGGCGGCTTTGGAACGGTCTACAAGGGATTGTTGGCAAATAAGGAGGTAGCTGTCAAGAGAGTCTCAAAGGATTCACGTCAAGGCAAGCAAGAATTTGTGGCAGAAGTCACAACAATCGGCAGCCTCCGCCACAAAAATCTTGTCAAATTGATTGGATGGTGCTATGAAAAGGGCGAGCTCCTTATTGTGTACGAGTACATGCCGAATAGCAGCCTCGATAAGTTCATATTTGGCGATGAAAAACTAGGCTTGCAGCAACCACCGCTCAGCTGGGAAAAAAGGCGCACCATAATTCATGGGGTGGCTCTGGCGCTAGATTATCTCCATAATGGGTGTGAAAAGAGGGTGCTTCATCGCGACATAAAAGCCAGCAACATCATGTTGGACTCGGACTTCAGCGCAAGGCTGGGAGATTTCGGATTGGCTCGTACCATTCAGCAAAGCGACGTAACCCACCACTCAACAAAAACGATTGCCGGAACGCCCGGCTATATGGCGCCAGAGACTTTTCTTGTTGGCAGGGCAACCGTTGAAACAGATGTTTATGCGTTTGGTGTTCTCGTGTTGGAAGTTTTATGCGGGAGGAAGCCTGGAAATCAGAGTGAGCATAACGACTACAACAACGGGATTGTGTATTGGTTGTGGGAGCTTCGTAGGGAGGAGAGGATCGTTGATGCAGTTGACTCCAAATTGGCAGGGGAGTTCGATGAGGACGAAATGGCTGGAATGCTTGTTTTGGGGTTGGCCTGCTGCCACCCAAATCCACACCAAAGACCCTCCATGAGAACAGTTTTGCAAGTGCTTACAGGGGAGGCGCCTCCGCCGCTGTTGGCCGCAGAGAGACCTGATTTTGTGTGGCCGGCCATGCCTCCGTCATTCAAAGAAGACACGGACAACGCTTTTATTAAAAGTCAACTCACTCCGTTCACAGCACTCGCCGGGAGATGA
- the LOC132161767 gene encoding probable L-type lectin-domain containing receptor kinase S.5, with product MCPPRAFESLFLALLLLGGGIPIQVGCFSFDFPKFSDQNASDLLMLSENSRIDVEAIQITPNVRIDSYLENKSGRAFYKKQFRLWSKSKGVTATFNTTFLLNISPATPNTPVGEGMAFILAADSTLPDGSDGQWLGIETAASNGSSGVVAVEFDTRKSYPDDLDDNHVGLDVNSINSIKQVSLGGYGVNLSSGNDASVRVVYDGKNITVAVLVMSNGTGEYTPLISLPLVLSDYLPEMVFVGFSASTSNYTELNCVRAWEFEGEDIGEDVNLLWVWITVPVVVIVLISGIFFYLYWERKNRERPEDAYQGMEDQIRGSSMAPRMFKLRELRKATGNFNPKNKLGKGGFGTVYKGLLADKEVAVKRVSKDSRQGKQEFIAEVTTIGSLRHKNLVKLIGWCYEKRELLIVYEYMPHGSLDKFVFGDDKLGSEEQPLSWEKRHIIIHGVAQALDYLHNGCEKRVLHRDIKASNIMLDSDFSARLGDFGLARTIQQSDVTHHSTKEIAGTPGYMAPETFLVGRATVETDIYAFGVLVLEVICGRKPANTGEHNDYNNGIVYWLWELRRKDRILDAVDSRLKGEFDEDEMVGMLVLGLACCHPNPHQRPSMRTVLQILTGEAPPPLLPTERPAFVWPAMPPSFKEDTDTAFIKSQSTPFTDIAGR from the coding sequence ATGTGCCCTCCTCGGGCATTTGAGTCCCTTTTTCTAGCACTACTCCTCTTGGGTGGTGGAATTCCTATTCAAGTTGGGTGCTTTAGTTTTGATTTTCCAAAGTTCTCTGATCAAAATGCATCTGATCTTCTCATGCTAAGTGAAAATTCACGCATTGATGTGGAAGCTATCCAAATTACACCCAATGTTCGAATTGACAGCTATTTGGAGAACAAATCCGGACGCGCATTTTACAAGAAGCAATTCAGATTGTGGAGCAAGAGCAAAGGCGTCACAGCAACTTTCAATACAACCTTTCTGCTTAATATCAGTCCCGCCACACCAAATACTCCAGTCGGCGAAGGCATGGCATTCATATTAGCTGCAGATTCCACTCTTCCAGACGGCAGCGATGGGCAGTGGCTTGGGATTGAAACCGCGGCTTCAAATGGATCTTCTGGAGTGGTGGCAGTAGAATTTGACACGAGAAAGAGCTATCCAGATGATCTCGATGATAACCATGTTGGGTTGGATGTAAATAGCATCAATTCAATCAAACAGGTGTCTTTAGGTGGCTATGGGGTCAATCTTTCTTCAGGGAATGATGCATCTGTAAGGGTTGTGTATGATGGCAAAAATATTACTGTCGCGGTTCTCGTGATGAGTAATGGAACAGGGGAGTACACGCCACTGATCTCTCTGCCTCTTGTTCTCTCTGACTATCTTCCAGAGATGGTTTTCGTTGGGTTCTCTGCTTCAACGAGTAATTACACCGAATTAAACTGCGTACGAGCATGGGAATTCGAGGGTGAAGATATTGGTGAAGATGTAAATCTGTTATGGGTGTGGATCACAGTTCCGGTGGTGGTAATTGTGTTAATTAGcgggatttttttttacttgtattgggaaagaaaaaacagagagCGGCCGGAAGATGCATATCAAGGGATGGAAGACCAGATTCGAGGGTCTTCTATGGCTCCACGGATGTTCAAACTGAGAGAGCTGAGAAAAGCAACAGGCAACTTCAACCCCAAAAACAAGCTCGGAAAAGGCGGCTTTGGAACGGTCTACAAGGGATTGTTGGCAGATAAGGAGGTAGCTGTGAAGAGAGTCTCAAAGGATTCGCGTCAAGGCAAGCAAGAATTTATAGCAGAAGTCACAACAATCGGCAGCCTCCGACACAAAAATCTTGTCAAATTGATTGGATGGTGCTATGAAAAGCGCGAGCTTCTTATTGTGTACGAGTACATGCCGCATGGTAGCCTCGATAAGTTTGTATTCGGAGATGACAAGCTAGGCTCCGAGGAACAACCGCTCAGCTGGGAAAAAAGGCACATCATAATTCATGGGGTGGCTCAGGCGCTGGATTATCTCCATAATGGGTGTGAAAAGAGGGTGCTTCATCGCGACATAAAAGCCAGCAACATCATGTTGGACTCAGACTTCAGCGCAAGGCTGGGAGATTTCGGATTGGCTCGAACCATTCAACAAAGCGACGTAACCCACCACTCAACAAAAGAGATTGCAGGAACGCCTGGTTATATGGCGCCAGAGACTTTTCTCGTTGGCAGGGCAACCGTTGAAACAGATATTTATGCGTTTGGTGTTCTTGTATTGGAAGTTATCTGCGGGAGGAAGCCTGCAAATACGGGTGAGCATAACGACTACAACAATGGGATTGTGTATTGGTTGTGGGAGCTTCGTAGGAAGGACAGGATCCTTGATGCAGTTGACTCCAGATTGAAAGGGGAATTCGATGAGGACGAAATGGTGGGCATGCTTGTTTTGGGATTGGCCTGCTGCCACCCAAATCCACACCAAAGACCCTCCATGAGAACAGTTTTGCAAATACTTACAGGGGAGGCGCCTCCGCCGCTGTTGCCCACAGAGAGACCTGCTTTTGTGTGGCCGGCGATGCCTCCATCATTCAAAGAAGACACCGACACCGCTTTTATTAAAAGCCAATCTACTCCGTTCACAGATATCGCCGGGAGATGA